Proteins from a genomic interval of Clostridium scatologenes:
- the pstB gene encoding phosphate ABC transporter ATP-binding protein PstB — protein MGIIQTKELDLYYGNTQALKKINLDVKKNAVTALIGPSGCGKSTFLRTLNRMNDLIDSVKIEGEVLFEDKNIYKDYDEIDLRKRVGMVFQKANPFPMSIYDNIVYGPKIHGIKDKSKLDELVESSLKGAVLWDEVKDRLNKSALGLSGGQQQRLCIARTLAVEPEVLLMDEPTSALDPISTLKIEELMDELKKKYTIIIVTHNMQQAGRISDYTAFFLNGEIVENGKTESIFYKPQDKRTEDYITGRFG, from the coding sequence ATGGGTATAATACAGACTAAGGAGCTTGATTTATATTATGGAAATACTCAAGCATTAAAAAAAATAAATTTGGATGTAAAAAAGAATGCAGTTACGGCATTAATAGGTCCATCGGGTTGTGGTAAGTCTACTTTTTTAAGAACTTTAAATAGAATGAACGATTTAATAGACTCTGTAAAAATAGAAGGAGAAGTACTATTTGAAGATAAGAATATATATAAAGATTATGATGAAATAGATCTTAGAAAAAGGGTAGGAATGGTTTTTCAAAAAGCTAACCCTTTTCCTATGTCCATATATGACAATATAGTATATGGACCTAAGATACATGGGATAAAGGATAAGAGTAAATTAGATGAATTGGTTGAAAGTAGTTTAAAGGGTGCTGTGCTTTGGGATGAAGTAAAAGATAGATTGAATAAAAGTGCATTGGGACTTTCTGGTGGTCAGCAGCAGAGGTTGTGTATTGCAAGAACATTAGCAGTAGAGCCAGAAGTATTACTTATGGATGAGCCAACTTCTGCATTAGATCCAATATCTACATTGAAAATAGAAGAACTTATGGATGAGCTAAAGAAAAAGTATACTATAATTATAGTTACACATAATATGCAGCAGGCAGGAAGGATATCAGATTATACAGCATTTTTTCTTAATGGAGAGATAGTTGAAAATGGAAAAACCGAAAGTATTTTTTATAAACCTCAGGATAAAAGAACAGAAGATTATATAACAGGAAGATTTGGATAA
- a CDS encoding phosphate ABC transporter substrate-binding protein encodes MKKKSLKIIIAALAVTMVTGVFAGCGSKEQSSSGDAKKEISGSITLAGSTALQPLADQAGKKFTEKNSKATINVQGGGSGTGIKLVSEGTADIGNSDITAEAAKLDAQKAKELVDHKVCAIGFAVVVNKEVKVDSLTKDQIQKIFTGEITNWSQVGGDNLAINVINRAKSSGTRATFKDTVMGGKDEKDGLGTTQDSNGNVEKGIQSTKGSISYLALSYLSDKVKESIKPLKIDGVDATEENITAGKYPFWSYEHMYTKGEAKDLSKAFIEYMLSSENSDLVKKLGYIPMSEIKNK; translated from the coding sequence ATGAAGAAAAAGAGTTTAAAAATTATAATAGCTGCATTAGCAGTTACTATGGTAACAGGTGTATTTGCAGGATGTGGATCTAAGGAACAATCGTCTTCAGGAGATGCTAAAAAGGAAATTTCAGGTTCAATAACATTAGCAGGATCTACAGCTCTTCAACCATTAGCTGATCAAGCAGGAAAGAAATTCACTGAAAAGAACTCTAAAGCTACTATTAATGTTCAAGGTGGTGGAAGTGGTACTGGAATAAAGTTAGTATCTGAAGGTACTGCTGATATAGGAAACTCTGATATAACAGCAGAAGCAGCTAAATTAGATGCACAAAAAGCAAAAGAATTAGTTGATCATAAAGTTTGTGCTATTGGTTTTGCAGTAGTTGTGAATAAAGAAGTTAAGGTTGATTCTTTAACAAAGGATCAAATACAAAAAATATTTACTGGTGAAATTACTAACTGGAGTCAAGTTGGTGGAGATAACTTAGCTATAAATGTAATTAATAGAGCAAAATCATCTGGTACAAGAGCAACATTTAAGGATACAGTAATGGGTGGAAAAGATGAAAAGGACGGATTAGGAACTACACAAGATTCAAACGGAAATGTTGAAAAAGGGATACAATCTACAAAAGGTTCAATAAGTTATTTAGCATTATCATATTTAAGTGATAAAGTTAAGGAAAGTATAAAACCACTAAAAATAGATGGAGTAGATGCAACTGAAGAAAATATAACTGCTGGAAAATATCCTTTCTGGTCATATGAGCATATGTATACAAAGGGAGAAGCTAAGGATTTATCAAAAGCATTTATTGAGTACATGTTAAGTAGTGAAAATAGTGATTTAGTTAAAAAATTAGGATATATTCCAATGAGTGAAATTAAGAATAAATAG
- a CDS encoding DUF512 domain-containing protein yields MKNQIALVESGSIAEEMGIEVGDYLLSINGKIVKDIIDYRFLMCDEYINVEIEKKSGEIWELEIEKEYDEKLGIQFAEAILDKPKSCHNNCIFCFIDQLPNGMRETLYFKDDDSRLAFLQGNFITLTNMKEEDIDRIIQYKISPINVSVHTTNSELRIKMINNRFAGNVYDRLKRLAQAGIKMNCQVVSCPGINNGEELKKTIEDLYKLYPQIENLAVVPVGITKYRKGLYQLKLYDKKTAQEELDRIFELQKKYIKEIGSPFVRLSDEFYVLAERDVPSSDFYDGFEQLEDGIGIIRVFRDTIESSLKNLNKDIKGSFTVVTGVSAYEEIDMGIQKIRTVNNKINIKVEKIVNDFFGHTITVAGLVTGGDIIQQLNGVELGEYVIIPNVMLRKGYELASNNEKVFLDDVTVEQLGKVLKRKVIICDFTGEDLINIINDHCKEE; encoded by the coding sequence ATGAAAAACCAAATAGCACTAGTAGAATCAGGAAGTATTGCAGAAGAAATGGGAATAGAAGTAGGAGACTATTTATTAAGCATTAATGGCAAAATTGTTAAAGATATTATAGATTACAGATTTCTTATGTGTGATGAATATATTAATGTAGAAATAGAAAAGAAGTCTGGAGAGATATGGGAGTTAGAGATAGAAAAAGAGTATGATGAAAAGCTAGGAATACAATTTGCAGAGGCCATTTTAGATAAACCTAAAAGTTGTCATAATAATTGTATATTTTGTTTTATAGATCAATTGCCTAATGGTATGAGAGAAACTCTTTATTTTAAAGATGATGATTCAAGGCTTGCTTTTTTGCAAGGTAACTTTATAACATTGACTAATATGAAGGAAGAAGATATAGATAGGATAATTCAATATAAAATTAGTCCAATAAATGTATCTGTTCATACAACCAACTCTGAGCTTAGAATTAAAATGATTAATAATAGGTTTGCAGGAAATGTTTATGATAGATTAAAAAGATTAGCTCAAGCAGGGATAAAGATGAATTGCCAAGTGGTGTCTTGTCCAGGGATAAATAATGGAGAGGAATTGAAAAAAACCATAGAAGATTTATATAAACTCTATCCACAAATTGAAAATTTAGCAGTAGTTCCAGTAGGCATTACAAAGTATAGAAAAGGATTATATCAACTTAAGTTGTATGATAAAAAAACAGCGCAAGAGGAATTAGATAGAATTTTTGAACTTCAAAAAAAGTATATAAAAGAAATAGGATCTCCATTTGTAAGATTATCAGATGAGTTTTATGTTCTAGCAGAAAGAGATGTACCTTCATCAGATTTTTATGATGGCTTTGAACAACTGGAAGACGGAATAGGAATTATAAGAGTTTTTAGGGATACTATTGAAAGTTCTTTAAAAAATTTGAACAAAGACATAAAAGGTTCTTTTACTGTTGTTACAGGAGTTTCGGCTTATGAAGAAATAGATATGGGAATCCAAAAAATACGTACTGTTAATAATAAAATTAATATAAAGGTTGAAAAGATAGTTAATGATTTCTTTGGCCATACTATAACTGTAGCAGGACTTGTAACTGGTGGGGATATAATCCAGCAGTTAAATGGAGTAGAGCTGGGAGAATACGTTATAATTCCTAATGTTATGCTGAGAAAAGGATATGAGCTTGCTTCGAATAATGAAAAAGTGTTTTTAGATGATGTTACTGTAGAACAATTAGGTAAAGTTTTAAAAAGGAAAGTTATCATATGTGACTTCACAGGAGAAGATTTAATAAATATAATAAATGATCATTGTAAGGAGGAATAA
- the pstA gene encoding phosphate ABC transporter permease PstA, with the protein MDAKLKDKIWTGILYVVSGFVILLLMALIGYILYKGGNSLNPSFLFGKPKIGEAGGGIGPQLFNSFYMLVVSLVITIPFGVGAGIYLAEYAREGFLLNIIRLCIETMASLPSIVVGLFGLLVFVGMTNWGFTLLSGALAIAVLNLPSLTRVSENAIIAAGKSVKEASLGLGATKWQTIKKVILPSALPQILTGIILASGRIFGEAAALLYTAGMSAPVLSFDSFSLVGKSSPFSVMRPAETLAVYIWKLNSEGMVPDASAIANKSSAVLIIMVLLFNLTARILGKKIYESYAGKK; encoded by the coding sequence ATGGATGCTAAGTTGAAAGATAAAATATGGACAGGAATTTTATATGTTGTATCTGGATTTGTCATATTACTTCTAATGGCCTTGATAGGATATATATTATATAAGGGCGGAAACTCATTAAATCCTTCTTTCTTGTTTGGAAAACCTAAAATAGGTGAAGCTGGAGGTGGAATAGGTCCTCAGCTATTTAATTCCTTTTATATGTTAGTAGTATCATTAGTAATAACTATACCTTTTGGAGTAGGCGCGGGTATATATTTAGCAGAATATGCGAGAGAAGGATTTTTATTAAATATAATAAGATTATGTATTGAAACCATGGCTTCATTGCCTTCTATAGTAGTAGGTCTTTTTGGTCTTTTAGTGTTTGTTGGTATGACAAATTGGGGATTCACACTTTTATCAGGAGCATTAGCTATAGCAGTGTTAAATCTTCCATCTTTAACGAGAGTTAGTGAAAATGCTATAATAGCGGCTGGTAAATCTGTTAAGGAAGCAAGTCTTGGGCTTGGAGCAACTAAATGGCAGACTATAAAAAAAGTTATATTGCCTTCTGCTCTTCCACAAATTTTAACAGGAATAATATTGGCATCAGGAAGAATATTTGGTGAAGCAGCAGCACTTTTATATACGGCAGGCATGAGTGCACCAGTACTTTCATTTGATAGCTTTAGTTTAGTTGGAAAATCATCTCCTTTCAGTGTAATGAGACCAGCAGAAACATTAGCAGTATACATTTGGAAGCTTAATTCAGAAGGAATGGTACCAGATGCATCAGCTATAGCAAACAAATCATCAGCGGTACTTATAATAATGGTTCTATTATTCAATTTGACAGCTAGAATATTAGGAAAAAAAATATATGAATCTTATGCTGGTAAAAAATAA
- a CDS encoding inorganic phosphate transporter, which yields MLSGTLILISVIIVTALIFDFINGFHDSANAIACSVSTRVLTLKQAVIMSAALNFVGAFVWEGVAKTIGSGIVDPNHISQTVIVAALIGAIVWNIITWYFGIPSSSSHALIGGLIGSAIVFQWSFGIVNWSNLFWKVIIWIFLSPMIGFVIGFVVMNIMNAVLRIMEAKPSSVTKIFSKAQICSGAFIAFNHGCNDSQKSMGIITMALISGNFITQFEIPNWVKICCALAMALGTSLGGKKIIKTMGTGMTKLAPINGFTAEMSASTVMLTATILNAPVSTTHIITGSIMGVGASKRFSAVKWVIAKDIVTAWVITIPASAVIAALTMFLIKLF from the coding sequence ATGCTTAGTGGAACTTTGATTTTGATATCTGTTATAATTGTTACTGCTTTAATTTTTGATTTTATTAATGGCTTTCATGATAGTGCCAATGCTATAGCATGTTCTGTATCAACTAGGGTTTTAACGTTAAAGCAGGCAGTTATAATGTCAGCTGCATTAAACTTTGTTGGAGCTTTTGTTTGGGAAGGTGTTGCCAAAACTATAGGTAGTGGTATTGTAGATCCTAACCATATATCACAAACTGTAATTGTAGCTGCTTTAATTGGTGCAATAGTGTGGAATATAATAACATGGTATTTTGGAATTCCAAGTAGTTCGTCACACGCTCTTATAGGAGGATTAATTGGATCTGCTATAGTTTTTCAGTGGTCTTTTGGCATAGTTAATTGGTCAAATTTATTTTGGAAAGTTATAATATGGATTTTTTTATCGCCTATGATAGGATTTGTGATAGGATTTGTGGTTATGAATATTATGAATGCTGTTTTGAGAATTATGGAAGCAAAACCTTCATCTGTTACTAAAATTTTTTCAAAGGCTCAAATATGTTCAGGAGCGTTTATAGCTTTTAATCATGGATGTAATGACTCTCAAAAGTCTATGGGAATTATTACAATGGCACTTATAAGTGGTAATTTTATAACACAGTTTGAAATACCAAATTGGGTAAAGATTTGTTGTGCTTTAGCGATGGCTTTGGGTACAAGTCTTGGAGGAAAAAAGATTATTAAGACTATGGGTACAGGTATGACCAAACTTGCACCTATTAATGGATTCACAGCTGAAATGAGTGCATCAACTGTAATGCTTACTGCAACAATATTAAATGCACCAGTAAGTACAACTCATATAATTACCGGTTCTATAATGGGGGTTGGTGCATCTAAAAGATTTTCTGCAGTAAAGTGGGTTATAGCAAAAGATATTGTAACTGCTTGGGTAATTACTATACCAGCAAGTGCTGTAATTGCAGCTTTAACAATGTTTTTAATAAAATTATTTTAA
- the phoU gene encoding phosphate signaling complex protein PhoU — translation MTRTGFDIALKELHNDLLRMGSIVEKQIHQCIESLVNKDVELADNIIKNDDLVDDLQKEIENKCIRLIAKEQPLAIDLRTIFTTTKLVTDLERMADYAVDIAKITKRLKNEKYVKELIDIPKMSEIVKDMIRSALDAYVAADVDRAYEVCKMDDEIDSLYKNVFTEMLTIMANNKQNVNQITQLLFVCKYLERVGDHVTNICEWTIYLVTGELKDLNE, via the coding sequence ATGACTAGGACTGGATTTGATATTGCTTTAAAAGAACTTCATAATGATTTATTAAGAATGGGGAGTATAGTTGAAAAACAAATACATCAGTGCATAGAATCATTAGTTAACAAGGATGTTGAACTAGCAGATAATATAATAAAGAATGATGATTTGGTGGATGACCTTCAAAAGGAAATAGAAAATAAATGTATAAGATTAATAGCTAAAGAACAACCTTTGGCTATAGATTTAAGAACTATTTTTACAACTACTAAGTTAGTAACAGATCTTGAAAGAATGGCAGATTATGCAGTAGATATAGCAAAAATAACAAAAAGGCTTAAAAATGAAAAATACGTTAAAGAACTTATAGATATTCCTAAAATGTCAGAGATAGTTAAAGATATGATAAGAAGTGCTTTAGATGCTTATGTAGCTGCAGATGTTGATAGGGCTTATGAAGTGTGCAAAATGGATGACGAAATAGATAGCTTATATAAAAATGTTTTTACTGAGATGTTAACTATAATGGCAAACAATAAGCAAAATGTAAATCAGATAACTCAGCTTTTATTTGTATGTAAATACTTGGAGAGGGTTGGTGATCATGTAACTAATATATGTGAGTGGACTATATATTTAGTTACAGGAGAATTAAAGGATTTAAATGAATAA
- a CDS encoding DUF47 domain-containing protein: MFSLTPKEDKFFEFFVETANIAYKASNMLVEFLKDLDNSEENLKKLKEVEHEGDRKQHQILEQLNKTFITPFDREDIYIIAKDMDDIIDLIESAASRFVMLNVSKVTKEAIILGDMIAASCKEIITLMEELKNMKTSKYLNKKIIEINRIEEEGDRVSRRAIGDLFRSNIEVIEVIKWREIYQYLEDTLDACEDIANVIEGVVMKNA; this comes from the coding sequence TTGTTTAGTTTGACTCCAAAAGAAGACAAATTTTTCGAATTTTTCGTAGAAACTGCTAATATAGCTTATAAAGCATCTAATATGTTGGTAGAATTTCTAAAAGATCTTGATAATTCAGAGGAAAATTTAAAAAAGCTTAAAGAGGTGGAACACGAAGGAGATAGAAAACAACATCAAATACTTGAACAACTTAATAAAACATTTATAACACCCTTTGACAGAGAAGATATTTACATAATAGCAAAAGATATGGACGATATTATAGATCTAATAGAATCTGCTGCAAGCAGATTTGTTATGCTAAATGTAAGTAAAGTTACAAAGGAAGCAATTATATTAGGTGATATGATTGCAGCAAGTTGTAAAGAAATTATTACTCTCATGGAAGAATTGAAAAATATGAAAACCAGCAAATATCTAAATAAGAAAATTATAGAAATTAATAGAATTGAAGAAGAAGGAGATAGAGTTTCAAGAAGAGCTATTGGAGATCTATTCAGATCAAATATTGAAGTTATTGAAGTGATTAAATGGAGAGAAATTTATCAGTATTTAGAGGATACTTTAGATGCTTGTGAAGACATAGCTAATGTAATTGAAGGAGTAGTAATGAAAAATGCTTAG
- a CDS encoding NAD(P)H-dependent glycerol-3-phosphate dehydrogenase: MGSKVAFLGGGSFGTALSIMLAKKGTKVKVWDRNKSVIDDINIKKENIKYLHGAVIPVGVEASENMEEVIKGSDYIVISVPSHVVRTISREAAKFISKDQIVISIAKGIEEKTGKRLSQVIKEELPLNHIVILSGPSHAEEVAQDIPTTVVAASEDIKFAENVQDLFMTNKFRVYTNDDLIGVEIGGAVKNIIALAAGISDGVGYGDNTKAALMTRGMSEIIRIGLALGGRKETFSGLTGIGDLIVTCTSMHSRNRRAGILIGKGTTPEGATEQIGMVVEGIKACRAFYDLKEKLGVSMPITDVLYKVLFEGKDVKYGVYELMTRDKKEEVY, encoded by the coding sequence ATGGGTTCTAAAGTTGCTTTTTTAGGTGGAGGAAGTTTTGGAACAGCATTATCTATAATGTTAGCTAAAAAAGGGACTAAAGTTAAAGTTTGGGATAGAAACAAAAGTGTAATAGATGATATTAATATTAAGAAAGAAAATATAAAATATTTGCATGGAGCAGTTATACCTGTTGGTGTAGAAGCTTCAGAAAATATGGAGGAAGTAATAAAAGGTAGTGATTACATAGTAATTTCGGTTCCATCTCATGTAGTAAGGACGATATCTAGAGAAGCAGCAAAGTTTATTAGTAAAGATCAAATAGTAATAAGTATAGCAAAAGGAATTGAAGAAAAAACTGGTAAGAGGCTTTCGCAGGTTATAAAAGAAGAACTGCCATTAAATCATATAGTTATTTTATCAGGACCAAGTCATGCAGAAGAAGTGGCTCAGGACATACCAACTACAGTAGTTGCTGCTTCAGAAGATATAAAGTTTGCAGAGAATGTTCAGGATTTATTTATGACAAACAAATTTAGGGTTTATACTAATGATGATTTAATAGGAGTTGAGATAGGTGGTGCTGTTAAGAACATTATAGCATTAGCAGCAGGAATATCTGATGGCGTTGGATATGGTGATAACACAAAAGCTGCTCTTATGACAAGAGGTATGAGTGAAATAATAAGAATTGGATTGGCTCTAGGTGGAAGAAAAGAAACATTTTCAGGGCTTACTGGTATAGGAGACCTTATAGTTACATGCACTAGTATGCACAGTAGAAATAGAAGAGCTGGTATACTCATAGGAAAAGGGACTACTCCAGAAGGAGCTACAGAACAAATAGGTATGGTTGTAGAAGGTATAAAGGCTTGCAGGGCATTTTATGATTTGAAAGAAAAATTAGGAGTTTCTATGCCTATAACAGATGTTTTATACAAAGTGCTTTTTGAAGGTAAAGATGTTAAGTATGGAGTTTATGAATTAATGACTAGAGATAAGAAAGAAGAAGTTTATTAA
- the der gene encoding ribosome biogenesis GTPase Der, with amino-acid sequence MGKPIVAIVGRPNVGKSTLFNKLAGKRISIVQDTPGVTRDRIYAEAEWLKYNFTIIDTGGIEPENSDVIISQMRRQATMAVETANVIVFIVDGKQGLTDADKEVAQMLRKSKKPVVLVVNKIDSLKDEDNAYEFYNLGIGEPIAISASQALGLGDMLDKVVSYFDDDKLYDEDDEYIKIAFVGKPNVGKSSLINKLLGEDRVIVSDVPGTTRDAIDSYLETEQGKFTLIDTAGLRRKSKVKEEIERYSVIRTYTAIERADVCILMLDATHGITDQDEKIIGYAHEMSKAIMVIVNKWDLVEKDTNTMNAFKKQIGMNLSFMSYAPYLFISAKTGQRVQKVLDMVKECYSNYSKKIKTGVLNDVISKAIMMKEPPIVGTKRLKIYYVTQIGTKAPTFVFFVNDPSCLHFSYERYIENQLRENFDFTGTGIKLQFRERKE; translated from the coding sequence ATGGGAAAACCAATAGTGGCCATAGTAGGAAGACCTAATGTAGGAAAATCTACGTTGTTTAATAAATTAGCTGGAAAGAGAATATCCATAGTTCAAGATACACCAGGTGTTACTAGAGATAGAATATATGCAGAGGCTGAGTGGCTTAAATATAATTTTACTATAATTGATACAGGTGGTATAGAACCTGAAAATAGTGATGTAATAATTTCTCAAATGAGAAGACAGGCAACAATGGCTGTTGAGACTGCAAATGTCATAGTATTTATAGTAGATGGTAAACAAGGACTTACAGATGCTGATAAAGAAGTAGCTCAAATGCTTAGAAAAAGTAAAAAACCTGTAGTACTTGTAGTTAATAAAATAGATAGTTTAAAAGATGAAGACAATGCATATGAATTTTATAATCTAGGAATAGGAGAACCTATTGCTATATCAGCTTCACAAGCGCTTGGACTTGGGGACATGTTAGATAAAGTTGTATCATATTTTGATGATGATAAATTATATGATGAAGATGATGAATATATAAAGATAGCATTTGTAGGAAAACCTAATGTAGGAAAGTCATCTCTTATAAATAAACTTTTAGGAGAAGATAGGGTTATAGTAAGTGATGTGCCTGGAACTACTAGAGATGCTATTGATAGCTATTTGGAAACGGAACAGGGCAAATTTACTCTTATTGATACAGCAGGACTTAGAAGAAAAAGCAAAGTAAAGGAAGAAATTGAAAGATATAGTGTAATAAGAACTTATACAGCTATAGAAAGAGCAGATGTTTGTATACTTATGTTAGATGCTACTCATGGTATAACAGATCAAGATGAGAAAATAATAGGATATGCCCATGAAATGAGTAAAGCTATTATGGTTATAGTAAATAAGTGGGATTTAGTAGAAAAAGATACAAATACCATGAATGCTTTTAAAAAGCAAATAGGTATGAATCTTTCATTTATGTCTTATGCTCCATATCTATTTATATCTGCCAAAACAGGACAGAGAGTTCAAAAAGTATTAGATATGGTTAAGGAGTGCTACTCCAATTACTCTAAAAAGATAAAAACAGGTGTATTAAATGATGTAATAAGTAAAGCTATAATGATGAAAGAACCTCCTATAGTGGGAACAAAAAGACTAAAAATATATTATGTTACGCAAATAGGTACAAAAGCACCTACTTTTGTATTCTTCGTAAATGATCCATCTTGTCTTCATTTTTCTTATGAGAGATATATCGAAAATCAATTAAGAGAAAATTTTGACTTTACAGGCACAGGCATAAAATTGCAGTTTAGGGAAAGGAAGGAATAA
- the pstC gene encoding phosphate ABC transporter permease subunit PstC, with product MENSIKKRTFWKKLKTEYLGRSFAIFCGMLIIILTLSIIGFVTVKGLNTFIKHGYSLKDFLFTANWNPDSEKPKLGALIFIVGSTLVSIGAVILSAPISIALAIFMNFISPRIGNKLVQPALELFVGIPSVVYGWIGFSVLLPLIKKGFGGIGFSLIAGIIVLSIMILPTIASLSADAVKVVPKSYLEASYGLGATRWQTISRVILPAAKSGILTSIVLGLARAFGEALAVQMVIGNSIKFPKNLVNPTATLTSILTMDMGNTISGTAWNDALWSLALLLLVISFLFILLIRAIGKRSELK from the coding sequence ATGGAGAATAGTATAAAGAAAAGAACCTTTTGGAAAAAGTTGAAAACTGAATATTTAGGAAGAAGCTTTGCCATATTTTGTGGAATGTTAATAATAATTTTAACCTTAAGTATAATAGGATTTGTAACTGTAAAGGGATTAAATACTTTTATAAAGCATGGATATTCATTAAAAGACTTTTTATTCACTGCAAACTGGAATCCAGATAGTGAAAAACCTAAGTTAGGAGCACTTATATTTATAGTAGGTTCTACTTTAGTATCCATAGGCGCAGTTATTTTGAGTGCACCGATAAGTATTGCATTAGCAATTTTTATGAACTTTATTTCACCAAGGATAGGAAATAAATTAGTTCAACCTGCATTAGAATTGTTTGTAGGAATACCTTCAGTTGTTTATGGGTGGATAGGATTTAGTGTTCTACTACCTTTAATTAAAAAAGGTTTTGGAGGTATTGGATTTAGTTTAATAGCAGGTATTATAGTATTAAGTATTATGATACTACCAACTATAGCTAGTTTGTCAGCAGATGCTGTTAAAGTTGTGCCTAAGAGCTATTTGGAGGCATCCTATGGATTAGGTGCAACTAGATGGCAAACTATAAGTAGAGTTATATTACCAGCAGCTAAAAGTGGTATATTAACTTCAATAGTATTAGGTCTTGCCAGGGCTTTTGGAGAAGCTTTAGCTGTTCAAATGGTTATAGGCAATTCAATTAAATTTCCTAAAAATTTAGTAAACCCAACAGCTACTTTAACTAGTATTTTAACTATGGATATGGGCAATACAATATCAGGAACAGCATGGAATGATGCGTTATGGTCGCTTGCTTTATTGCTTTTAGTTATATCATTTTTGTTTATTTTGTTAATAAGAGCCATTGGAAAAAGGAGTGAGCTTAAATAA